A stretch of DNA from Campylobacter concisus:
TTTTTGCTCTTCAGTCAAAAAGTCATACTTCTCTTCAAATGATAAAACACCAAAACAGGTCTTTTGTTTATAGGTGATGCCTTTTATAATAGCTCTAGTTAAATTTTCATCACCTTTTATAACTCTTGCTGTTCCAGCAGCTTTTCTCTCATTTAAAAGATAATTTATGCTCCCAAGGCCACCACCAGTATAAGTACGAAGAAATTTAACTAGCATCACTAGTGCCTTTATTTGTATTGATGCAAAGTAAATCAAGCAACATATTATTTACACAATGCTTCATACACTTTATGTAAGACATCATTATCGTCCGCTATGATCTCAATACCAACTCTATCTAGGCTTTGCCCACTATTTAATTTGGCAGCTATTTGGTTCATGTTTTGTCCATGTCTAGATAGTTCAGCTAAAAGCTCTCTCATAATTGGTGCATAAATCTGCTTAGACAACATAGCTCTTAGGGCAAATTTTGAGAAAGTTAGGCCACTTTCTTGTAATTTATCATTAATTACCAACCATTCTGCATTACTTAGCCTAAGTCTTTTAGTTATGACTTTGGTTACCTTGCGTTTTTTTATCTTTTCAGAACTCACGTAAATTTACTCCTAATCCAAGAAGAAGCCACTCAAAAATCCTATGTCATAAAATTTTTGGCAGACTTGCTCTTTAAATATCTTTTAAGATTATTTTATAAAATTTCACAGCCTAAAACAAGGAATCTGATAGGCTTCAGGCCGCTAAAATGCGTGTTTTTTAAAAATACTATGAAATATATAATATAATTTTTGTAGCTTTTAAATTTCTCTTAGAAATTTAGTCTAGTATGAAATCAAGAAAATAAAATAATAAAAATGTAAGGGGTTATGCTCATCATAAAAGAGCACTTAGATAGGACAAGCTAATAACATAAAATTAGTTACTAGCAAATCACAGAAGACTAAAGTCTAGCTTAATGCTTAGTTAAATTTATCCTTTAGCATCTTGTATACTTCGTTGTTCTCTCTTTTGCCAACAACTAGCACCAATACTACGATCTCATCATCTTTTACTTGATAGGCCAAGCGGTAGCCGACATCTCTTAGCTTGATCTTATAGACATCTTCATAGCCTCGTAGCTTGTCTTTGGTAACCTTTGGGTTTTCTAGACGCTCACTTAGCTTCTTTTTAAACTGCACTTTTATGCTATTGTCTAGCTTTTGCCACTCTTTTAAAGCACTTGGCAAGAACTCATAGCTCATCTAAGCTTACTTTTACTGGCTTTTCACCACTTGCTAGAGCAGCATCTACTGCTTTGCTTAGATGATACTCTTCTATTATCTCTTTCATCTTTTCATAGACAGAGCTAGGTACTAGATAGGCGCTAGGGACATTGTGGTTTAGTATGGCTACGACATTATCTCCAGCTTGTTTTAAAATTTGAGCTGGAGACTTTTTTAGCTCGCTTATGCTAGCTGTGAAATTTGCTTGTATGGTTTGCATTTTTATCCTTTATTTAATACCTAAAATAATACTAAATAAGATATAAAGATAGTCTTAAAAGTTTATGCTTTGAAATTTACTCCTATTCATTATCATACGATACCATCTCTACTTTAGCCTTTAGTGTGTTTGCATTAATAGGTTTAGCATAGGTGTTTAGCAAAATTTTATACTGCTTTTCATGTCCTACTATCTGGGCTATAAGATTTGCTTCTACCTCGCGTTGCACTAGATAGTCTATAAAGTAGTGTCTAAAAGAGTAGAAGGTCTTTTTAGAGTCTTTGTCTATAAACTTTCTTTGGATCTGGCTTCTAAAAATTTCAGAGAAGTCCTTATTGCTTACCTTAAATATATTTCCGCTTTTCTTGCTATTAACATATTCTAGCAGGCCTAGATCTATGAGCTTACTATGGATAGGCACAAACCTAATGCTATTTTTGGTCTTGGTAGTTTTACCATCATTTGTGTTTATGTTAAAGCAGTAAATTCCATCTTTTAAGACTATATCTTCTTTATGAAGTTGTGTGATCTCTTTTATCCTCATGCCACTATAAGCAGCTATCATTGTGACGTAGTAGAGCTCACTAGCCTCTATCCTTGAACTTGGAGATTTTCCGCTTTGTTTGATGTTGGTTACTATGTCAAAGATTTTCCTAGCTTCTGATACATCGTATGGAAGCACTGCCCTCTCGCTAGGGTCTACGTCTATCTTGACGTTCATTTTTGCAGTTATGCTTTTACCTATATAGCCACTATCAAAGCAGTAGTTAAAAAACTGAATAACCCTTATCATATATTTTTGAATAGTAGGTTCAGAGAGTTTATCGTCCTTTTCTCCCAGCTTAAGTATCTGAGATAAACTTTTATCTTTATACCTACTCTTTTGAGCTAGCTTGGTTGGAATTTTATAAAGAAGATCTCTAAATTCAAGCAAGTTATCTCTCGTGATCCTATAAACTGGCGTATCTTCGTTAAAGTATAAAAATAAGAGCTTTTTTACGCCAGTAACTAATCTTTGCGTATCTGGCGACCACTTATCAGCTCTTTTAGTGTTTGTCTCAAATATCTCGAATGCATCCTTTAAGCTCTTTTGATCTTCTAAATTTAAAGCTGAGAATTGATTGCTAGAGCCAGATGTCGCTTGCAGTACTTGCCTGATCTCATACTCTTTGGTTATTTTGGCGCTAGGATTAAAAATACTAAAGCTACTATCGTCATCTAATTTTATCTTGATATTTTTTGGTGGATTTGGATCCAATATGATATCTTCCATGCTTCTATGGCTATTCTTTGTTCTTACTAGCTTTAAATTTGAAGTTGAGCCATACTTTTGATCTAGTATGGCATAAACCGTCTCGCTAATCCTCTGAGCCATAGCCTTAAGCTGCCCATCAGTAATGGGCAAACAACCACTATCTTCAAGCTCTTTTATATTTTCTTGGAATGAAGCTATGTCCTTAGCGTCAAACGAACTAGGTTTGGCATGTTTGGCTAAGTTATCACTAGAATCATCTTCAAGGAAACAGTGCTCACGCTTGTCATCAAAGAGCACACTGCTCTTCTCAAGCTTTGATACAAGATAGTTAAGTGTTAGTATGTTTTTCTCTAAAAGAGTTTGCCCTATGTTCTCTTTATTCTTGCTACCAAGAGCGCCAGCAGTGTTAGTGATATTACTTATATCCTTAATTAAAATTTGAGGCAGACCGCCATCTATCAAACTTTGTTTAAAGTAGTCATTGAGCGCATTTAGAAATTCTACATCCATCTTCTTATTAAGAAGAGAGTGCTCTTTGATGCTCTTACTAAGCTTTACTTTCATAAACGAATTTACAAAAGATTGGATTATGCTATCACCAAGATTCATGTGAACCGCCCTTTTTATCAAGTAAAGATTGTTGTCTAGAATTTTAGCCCTTTTTCTGGCTTTTTCCAAGAGATTAGTGGATGTGGAGAAGCAAATTTCTCGCTTTTCGTTAAAAAATTTTCTAATGCTTGGAGCAAGTGTGACTCGGTAGTAATATATACCGTTTCGCTCCCTTAAGTGTTGTCCCATATTTAATAGCCAACCGGTCAAAAATGGAACAGTTTTATGTAACTACTAAGTAAAAATCGTCTAAAGTGCGTATTTCAGGCTTTCAGGAGCTCATATAAAAAATCCTCATAAGCCGGAGGTCGGGAGTTCAAGTCTCCCCCGTGACACCATAAATACCTAAACTACGATGTTTCTACAATATTATATTGCAGTCACCTTTCATAAAATATAGCTTAAAGTTTGTAGCAAATTTAAAATTTATGTAGCAAAAATTTAAGCTGACTGTAATTTTAGCATATTTTTGCGTAAAATTTTTAAAATACTGCTTTAAAAGCATAGTCCTTTTTATAAATAATTTATGTCATTCTTTTTATTTTTTATATTACATACAAATACTATACAAACTATCATACCGCCAAGTTAAATTTTCAATATATCAAAATTAATAGAAAACAAAAATTTGTATCCAGTAATTACAACAAGAAGTAACGTAGCAAAGACTGTTATCGTCTTTAGTATAATTTTAAAAAACATCACAAATAACTATAGGCTCAAAACAAGTTAAAAACTTTAAAAGGAGTTTTTAACTATGATCCTACTGATGTTCCTAAAAAGTAACGAGTGTAGTGAAATTAAAAAATAAGTATATCTATCGTTACCAAATTTCAGAGAAGAAATTTCCTGAGATTTTGAAATATTTTTCTTTAGATTTAGAAGCCATAAAGATAGCCAAAATCTATAAAATTTCTAGGAATTCTACAAATAAAATTCTAAGAGATTAGAATTCTTGTATCAAAAGGGTGCAAAAAATAAGTAAATTTAGCGGTGAGATTGAAATAGACGAAGGCTACTTCAGGACTAAAAGAGCAAGAGACAAGAGAGGTAGAGGAATGGCAAATAAAACACCAGTGTTTGGTATGCTTAAAAGAGATGGTAAGGTCTATTCTGGGATAGTTAAAAATTGCCCTACAAATGAACTAATGCCTATACTGTCGGAGTTCAGTGATCTTGATACTCTACTATATTATTCTGATTGTTGGAAGGCTTATGACGGATTAGTAAATTATGAAGCAAAGACTCGTTATTTAAAGGTATAAGTAAAGATAATTTTTTACTTCACCTTAAAAAAGCGAATTGTGAATTTAGATAGCATACTAAAACTACACAGGAAAACTTATATTAGAATCTATTGAAATTGATAAGAGAGAATCTACTTAACTTGTCTTGAGCCTAAATTTTAATAGCCTTTTTCATTTAGCCTTCTGTAATCATCACATCCCAACTGAAGTCCTAAATCACAAGCCTTCCCGTAATATTGTTTTGCAATGGAAAAATCTTGTTTTACGCCTCGACCGTTGTTGTATGAAACCCCTAAGTTATAGCAACCCTTAGCATTTCCACTATCACAATCTTTTTTAAACAGTTCAACAGCTTTTTGGTAATTTTGTTTTACACCTCGACCGTTTACATATGAAACCCCTAAGTTATAGCAACCCATAGCCTCTCCACTATCACAAGCTTTTTGATAAAGCTGGGCTGCTTTTTGGTAATCTTGTTTTACACCTTGACCGTTTTGGTATGAAACCCCTAAGTTAGAGCAACCCATAGCCTCTCCACTATCACAAGCTTTTTGATAAAGCTGGGCTGCTTTTTGGTAATCTTGATTTACACCTTGACCGTTTTCGTATAAAAACCCTAAGTTAGAGCAACCCCTAACCTCTCCACTATCACAAGCTTTTTTAAACAGTTCAACAGCTTTTTGGTAGTCGCCTTTCTCGTAAGCTTCTATTCCCGATTCAATAAGATCTTTGGAAAACCCAATAGAAAATAAAACTACAAGTAAAACTAAAATTCTTTTCATTTTTTACCTCTTTAATTTAACCTAATAGACGATATTCTGTCTTTTTTAAACTTAAATTATTATTAATTATCTATTTATTTTTTGTGATAAAATAGCATATATAGATTTACCTGCCATTTCCTATACTTTTTCTAAAAATAAACTCTGGTTTTAGTTCATATTTATTGCGTTTATTTATGAGAAGCGTGGCAAATTTTACTTATAAATCCATAATATTTTATTGCATTATCGTTGGTTAAAAAAGTAATAGTGTAACCTTTGCAAATTAAATCTCTTATGTTTTCTCAGCCGATGGTCTTATTTTTCTATATACGTCTATCAAGAATTAAAAAACAGTTAGACTTAGTAGATGAGTATCATTTTATTTTTACCTCTCCTAAATGACTACATGCCGTTGTTTCAGCCACAAATGAGCTACCCAAAGGCGTTATTTTTATACTTAAAAATGTAAACAACAGCGTTAATATCGACAATAGAAATAGAATTCACCCTTTTATATGGTATATATAGGAACCGATGGCAACATTACCTGCGATTATCTTGAGCCAAAAAACATATTAGACAACTTAAGGCTTCTTTGCAGAGGGAAGAAAGAGCCTATCTCGCCTTTATGTCAGAAATTTAACCACGAAACCAACGACGGAAAAGATATGAGTAAAATGTCAAAGCTATTAAGCGAAGCAATTAGCTCCATTATCAATAAAAAAGAAGAAAGCGATATCGATAGTTTGTTTTCAGCCGGCGGTACTTCTGCCTTGATGTCTGCTATATCAAAGTTAGATGATTTTGAACTAATCTGCTTTTTGGTTATAAAATGACGGAGCTATCCATGGCTATAGAGTTACCAAAAAGCACGGAATTTAACAAAAAAATAAAAATCCCAAAACAGAAATTTTATGAAAATTTAGAGATATCGCCTTCTTTGAAAAAAATATTTATAGAGCAAGTAGATAAAATTATTTGGAGCAATAAAATCGCGTCCTCAACTACCAACCTTGCAGGTGGTGATCTTGTAAAAGAGATCGAAGTGTTTGAGGTATCTTTAAAGAGCCCAAGCCTAGATGATGAGCTATTGCGCCATATAGATAGAGCGGTGCCGTATCATATAGTTTTTATCTTAGAGTACCAAGACAGATATAAAGTTTGCATTAGCTACAAAGAGACCGCTATATCTGGAAATATGGCTTTCAAAGTAAATTCGTACTACTATACCGACTGGCAGAACAAGCAAGATTTGCATTTAAAGCTAGAAAGCTTAAATCTTGACACAGCCTATGAAAATTTTATTCGTCAAATAGCTGGCGATAAATTACAAAATTTGATTTTAGGCGAAAGCCTTAAAGAGTCTGTAGCTAGGTTGGAGCAAAAGGAGCTTTTACAAAGGCAAATTTTAGCGTTAGAGTCTAAAATTCTCAAAGAAAAGCAGCTACTCTTAAGAATGATGAAAAGCGACGGCGATTATACAGCATATTACCTATAATGCGCTAGATGAAAAATACGATACTGCTGTTTTTACGGATCCTACGATAAAAGGTCAGCTTGACAAAAATGCGGTTAAAACAAAAAATATCTTTACGATCATGTCGTGTATGATTCTTCAAATGAGAAGAATTTTGCAATGGAACTAGATACAAGCAAGGACGTTGCCGTTTATGTTAAGCTTCCAAGTGGCTTTTATATAAGCACGCCTGTGAAAAATACAATCCCGACTGGGCGATCGCGTTTTATGAGGGTGATATCAAGCACATTTATTTTGTTGCGGAGACTAAAGGGTCTATGAACTCTATGCAGCTTCGCCAAGTCGAAGAGTCCAAAATTCACTGCGCAAAGGAGCATTTTAAGGCTATAAGCAATGATAGCGTAGTTTATGACGTAGTGGATAGCTATAAATCGCTACTGGATAAAGTTATGAAGTAATATTATCAAAGAGCTATACCATAATTTAAATTTAGAAGAGCTTTTTGCAACGCACCTAAACCGTTGCTGTCTTGCTCTTCTTTTTTTGCATTGAAATATTAACTATAATAGATAAGGTCAAAAAGTTATAGCAATATAAAAGTAATTTCTTTATAAAAATATCTTTGTGTGTGAATCAAATTTTTAACATGACCACTTCAACGCCTATAAAAATATATGCATTAAGCTATTTATAAGTATTTTTTTGATATGTAAGGTCACATAGTCAACTAATCAACAAACCACTTGGTATATCGTGCTTCTAAAACAAAAATCAACAATTATTGACCACTTAAACAATCTAGCCATCAAAATATCTTATAATATACACAAATTTAAAAATAAAATATTTTTAACCAAAGGAGGTTAAGATGATTAAAGCCAGTTAAAAGCAGAAGCTCTATTTTAAGTATTTAAAAGAGAGCTTCTGCGATAGGTTATTAGCATTCCTATTGTAATCGTTCTCTACTTTTAAACTACTTAAATAAAAACCTTATCAACAACTACCATATCAAAATAAAAGGCACACTATAGGTATGTCCATTTGGTGAGATGGCTATTACTGTCTCTTGATTTTTTAAATGGCAAAAAGGAGAAAAAATGCCAAATAAAAAAATAATTTTAAATGATTTAAAAATCATTAGAAGAAACAAGAAAAAAGAGGAGATTAAACAAGCTTGTATTGAAGTCTTGTTCGCAGAAAAAGCAACATTCAAAGAATGCAAGTTACTAATCGAAAATCATTATAGCGTAAAGCTATCAAATAAAGAGTTTTCCAAATGGAGGAAAGAGTATGAGGCAACAAATACCAATCAACCCTCTGATGCAGATCAAATTTCTGAGGTTAAAGAAGATAAAAAAGAAGATGAGGAGCTAAGCAATGGCACTAACAATCAAGAGTAGCGATACAGCAGTTGCGACAAATGCCGTAATTGCTCTACAAGAACATATTGAAATGGGCAATAAGGTTAGTGAAAATATTAGAAATAATATTGAGCTTTTTAATAAAACTGCGGATAGTTTTAATGGAGGTTTTAAAGAAAAAACAGATCTAATAGAGCAAGTAGGTGCTGAACTTATAAATGCAACAAAAGAGATTCAAGACAACTTTCAAAAAACTCTAAAAAGTGCAGATAAAACTATATCGAAGATCAACTCATCTTTTAGCTCTTTGATGAAGAATATAATATCTATATTAATTGCCTTTGTATTTATAGAAGTGATCTTCTTTTTTGGCTACTTGTTTTATGATAGCCATAAGACAAATGAAGCCAAATCTGCACTACAAAGCAAGCTAGATAAGGCACTTTATAACATATCTAATCTTCAAGGCTTTATTATCCATATCTACAACCAAGATGGTCAAAAAGCTAGTGAAGATTTTACTAAATGGCTAAACAAAAATGGTGACGGTAATGTTCAGTAGTAAGCAAATTTTTCTAATAGCAAGACACATACAATGTATGACACTTCGTTTTCATACCTTGTATAATCTTGCTCTGCCGAGGGCTACAATGCGAGATATAAGAAGCTTTAAAACGCTTTATCTCGCTATCACATTTTATGAAAGGATATCATATGTCAAAAAATGTCAAGGATAAGGTGCTCTCCGCAAGGATCACTTATCAACAATACGATAAGTTATCTAAAATAGCTCTAGAGTTAGATATGTCAAAATCAGAAATCATTTCCTATCTTATAGATAATGGCACTGTAAATTCTGAATCCATAAAAAAGAAAGAGTTATATCCAACAATCATTACATATTTTGCTAGACCTTTTAATAACATCAATCAAATAGCAAAGAAACTAAATATAGCTTATAAGACTAGTGGCAATATAGATTTAAAAACGATACTGCAGACACAAGAAGAGTTGTACAAAGTTCAATCAGTGCTAACTGAAATTTTAAGCCTAATAAAGAGTAGCTATGATAGTTAAGATCTCAAAGGGAGAAAAAGGCATAGCTGATTATCTAAAAACTGGCAAGAAAAGAGATTCGAAGCTAACTAGAGATGAAAAAGATGATAGATTGCCACTGGCTGGAAATTTAGATCTTATCGAGATGTCTGAAAAGCACCAGAGCAAGAAAAAGAATAAGAAACATAACTACTATCATATATCCTTGTCATTTACTTCAGAGGAGTGGAGCAGACTATATGAAAGTGGCAATATAGATGAGCTTATAATGGATTTTTTGAGGCTAACTTTCCCAAATCACGACATAGATGAGCTACTTTTTTATGCTGAAGCTCATCTGCCTATAATCAAAGAAGAGCCATATATTCCTCGCCCAGAAGGGGCACTAGAAAATAGAACATTAAACAAGAAACATAAAAATGGTGAACCACTAAAAAGAGAGCCTCATGTTCATCTAATAGTCTCTTTTGAAAATATGAAATTTACTCATAGTGTAAAAACCGGTGGAGTTATATATACAAAAGGTGTAGCCAAGCAACAAATAAAAGCTGTTATGGCTAAATCAGCAGAGAAATTTAAAAGAGTAGTTAATGACATCTTATCTAACAAGTATGGATTAAATAATATAGAGCCTTTAAGTATGGATGAAGACCAACTAAAAAAACAATATGAAAGCTTTAAAAGTGCAGCACAAAAGGTTAAGAAAGGCAAAGAAAAAGATACACAGATGAAGATAGAAACAAATGTAGTGATCGAGCCAAAAGCTAATACAAAAGAGCAGGATATAAGTGTTGAAGAGCTGCTAGCTGATGCTAGAAATTCTACAGCTGATTATCTATTAAGAATGATAGAAGAAGATGAGAGTTTCAAAAAAGACTATTATGATAGAGCAAAGAGGCTTAACGCAATGGATATAAGAGAATTTTTGCCTATGATCAATGCAAAATTTAACATTACCGCAAAACCTAAAATAGTAAATGACAAATATAAAGTAAGTGTAGATGAGTTTAAGGGAACTTATAATCTAACTGATCTAATGTGTAAGATAGTCTATAATGGCAGAAAAGGAGCATTATTTCACGTGGTTAATGAGCTAGAGCAAATGCTTATAGAGCTTCAATCCAATAAAAATGAGCCAAAGATAACATTAAGTGTAAGTAGTGACTTTGGCACGCCAAATAAAGACCCAAAAACTCAAGTGTTAAATAGCTGGGAAACGATACAAATAGAGCCATACAATCTAAAATCAATACTTAAAAACTATTCAGCTATATCAGTGGCAGGTTTTAAAGATAAAGGCAAAGAAGCTAGCAGTATTGACAGCATAACTCCTACGCTTATATATGATATAGATAGCTCTAAATTTACTGCAAATGATGCTCAAAATTTACTAAAAAGTAAAGGAATAAAAGGCTTCATATACCCAACCACCTATCAAGCGCCAGACACAAAAGTAGAGAAATTTAAACTCATTATACCCACAACAGATGCTCCAAGCTTAAATGAATATGATGAATACATAAAAGAGATAACAAGAGAGCTTGGGTTATATGACATAGTAAATAACTCCAGCTTGCATCCTAGTAAATTTCACTACACTCCAGTGCCAGGATCTGAAGTTATAAGCATTGGTGGAAAAACTTTTGATAATACAAGAGCCATTGAAGATGCCAGCCTAAAAACAGACATTAATAATATGGATATTAAAGCCATATATGAAGATTTACAAAATCTAAGAAAATATGAGCTTGGTCATGAGCCAAAAGATACCAACTCACATATTAAAAGAGCAAGCTATCAAGCTATATCATCAAAGATTCCAATAAAAGAGTTAATAGAATACTTTGACGAGAGCACTATGGTTAAAAAATATAAAGATCATCAAATACTTTCTGGCAATAGCGGTAGATATCTATACCTACCAGAAGAAAACACAGCCTACTCTTTTAACCAAAATAGACACTATACTCCATATATCTACATTAGAGATAAATTTGATGAAGCAGCTAGAAAGATAAAAACTGGGTTTTTAAATGATGACGTTATTAAAAAGATAGGGCTTAAACAAAATGAATATGAAGGCTTCGTAAAAGGCATCGATTACCATCTAGATATAAATAGATACTATTTAGCTTTTATAAATAGAACCGAAAACTTTAAAAAATATCTATCAGATATAGTTCGAATTAACTACCAAGGCCTAATTTATAATATAAAAACCTATATGAAAGATTGGCAAGATATGCAAGGTTTTAATAAGCTAAAGGAGCGTTATAAAACAGATAAGATATCTCTAGCAAATGATCATATATCATTTGGCTCACTAAAAATAATAAAGCAAGAGCTATATAATCAAGGACTTGATAAGGACTTTGGGGTGGAGCAATCAACACAACAATCAAATGAGATAGAGGGCAAAGAGCAAAATGTAAAGTCAGGATATGATGGTTTGAGAAGGTAGATTATCGTAAGCTGTTATAGAAGCCAAATTATTAGCCATCTCTCACCCCATAAATCCAAACGGCAATGCAAACATATCATCATCTAGCTTCATAGCCGTATCTCCAGTATAAAAAACTATGCCCTTATAAAATTTACTTTGTAAATTTTCTTTTAAGTGGTAGATATGCTTAAAGTCATCTTTGCTGATAGTTTTTGAGGATTTGACCTCTATGGCTATGAGCCTGCCTGATATCTCAAGGATAAAGTCTATCTCTTTTTGATCGCTCGTTCTATAGTAGTATATATTTGCTCTTTTTTTGCTACTTGTATTTGCCTTTAGTAGTTCATCAAATACAAATGTCTCATATATAGCACCTTTATATGGAGAATTCGCAAGCTCTTGCGCTGAAGAAATTTGAAGAAGATGTGCCAGCACCCCTGTGTCGGTGGCAAAAATTTTAGGAGTTTTTATAAGTCTTTTTAGGGCGTTGTTAAAATAGGGCTGAAGCTTTTGGATCTGGTATGTATGCTCAAGTACGCTAAAGTAGCCATCAAATGTCTTATTATCAAGCCCGGACTCTAGACATAGCTCATTTTTGTTAAAGATGTTACCACTTCTTAGCATACATAGGCGGTACATAGTGATAAATTTATCCAAGTTTCTGATGTTTCCTATCTCTTTGGCGTCTGATTCTATATATGTTCTTATATATGAGCTAAACCAGAGATATTTTGATTTCTCGGAGTTTATCTTTGTGATCTCTGGATAACCACCATTTATAATCTTTTCAGATAAGCCCTCATTATCATACTTCTTTAGCGAAAGATGGCTTATATCGCCACTTAAAATATCTATCAAATTTTCATCGCTATGACTTAGCTCTTTTTGAGAAAGTGGATATAGCTCTACTATGCCTATCCTACCAGCCAAAGAGTCCGAGATATCTTTAAAGCCCTTTAAATTTGCAGAACCGGTTAATACAAACTGCCCATTTGTTCTATCTTTATCTATAAATTCTTTTATGGCTAGAAGCAATATTGGCACTCTTTGTATCTCATCTATCACGATAGGCTTATTACAGTGCTCTATAAAGCCTTTGGGA
This window harbors:
- a CDS encoding plasmid mobilization protein is translated as MSSEKIKKRKVTKVITKRLRLSNAEWLVINDKLQESGLTFSKFALRAMLSKQIYAPIMRELLAELSRHGQNMNQIAAKLNSGQSLDRVGIEIIADDNDVLHKVYEALCK
- a CDS encoding type II toxin-antitoxin system RelE family toxin, whose amino-acid sequence is MSYEFLPSALKEWQKLDNSIKVQFKKKLSERLENPKVTKDKLRGYEDVYKIKLRDVGYRLAYQVKDDEIVVLVLVVGKRENNEVYKMLKDKFN
- a CDS encoding type II toxin-antitoxin system Phd/YefM family antitoxin, producing MQTIQANFTASISELKKSPAQILKQAGDNVVAILNHNVPSAYLVPSSVYEKMKEIIEEYHLSKAVDAALASGEKPVKVSLDEL
- a CDS encoding site-specific integrase codes for the protein MNLGDSIIQSFVNSFMKVKLSKSIKEHSLLNKKMDVEFLNALNDYFKQSLIDGGLPQILIKDISNITNTAGALGSKNKENIGQTLLEKNILTLNYLVSKLEKSSVLFDDKREHCFLEDDSSDNLAKHAKPSSFDAKDIASFQENIKELEDSGCLPITDGQLKAMAQRISETVYAILDQKYGSTSNLKLVRTKNSHRSMEDIILDPNPPKNIKIKLDDDSSFSIFNPSAKITKEYEIRQVLQATSGSSNQFSALNLEDQKSLKDAFEIFETNTKRADKWSPDTQRLVTGVKKLLFLYFNEDTPVYRITRDNLLEFRDLLYKIPTKLAQKSRYKDKSLSQILKLGEKDDKLSEPTIQKYMIRVIQFFNYCFDSGYIGKSITAKMNVKIDVDPSERAVLPYDVSEARKIFDIVTNIKQSGKSPSSRIEASELYYVTMIAAYSGMRIKEITQLHKEDIVLKDGIYCFNINTNDGKTTKTKNSIRFVPIHSKLIDLGLLEYVNSKKSGNIFKVSNKDFSEIFRSQIQRKFIDKDSKKTFYSFRHYFIDYLVQREVEANLIAQIVGHEKQYKILLNTYAKPINANTLKAKVEMVSYDNE
- a CDS encoding tetratricopeptide repeat protein is translated as MKRILVLLVVLFSIGFSKDLIESGIEAYEKGDYQKAVELFKKACDSGEVRGCSNLGFLYENGQGVNQDYQKAAQLYQKACDSGEAMGCSNLGVSYQNGQGVKQDYQKAAQLYQKACDSGEAMGCYNLGVSYVNGRGVKQNYQKAVELFKKDCDSGNAKGCYNLGVSYNNGRGVKQDFSIAKQYYGKACDLGLQLGCDDYRRLNEKGY
- a CDS encoding DUF4391 domain-containing protein; this encodes MAIELPKSTEFNKKIKIPKQKFYENLEISPSLKKIFIEQVDKIIWSNKIASSTTNLAGGDLVKEIEVFEVSLKSPSLDDELLRHIDRAVPYHIVFILEYQDRYKVCISYKETAISGNMAFKVNSYYYTDWQNKQDLHLKLESLNLDTAYENFIRQIAGDKLQNLILGESLKESVARLEQKELLQRQILALESKILKEKQLLLRMMKSDGDYTAYYL
- the mobC gene encoding plasmid mobilization relaxosome protein MobC, which codes for MSKNVKDKVLSARITYQQYDKLSKIALELDMSKSEIISYLIDNGTVNSESIKKKELYPTIITYFARPFNNINQIAKKLNIAYKTSGNIDLKTILQTQEELYKVQSVLTEILSLIKSSYDS
- a CDS encoding ATP-binding protein, with protein sequence MYIKRAIANEIKEYMKSFPVLLISGARQVGKSTLALNLDIPNYITLDDINIYESARNDPKGFIEHCNKPIVIDEIQRVPILLLAIKEFIDKDRTNGQFVLTGSANLKGFKDISDSLAGRIGIVELYPLSQKELSHSDENLIDILSGDISHLSLKKYDNEGLSEKIINGGYPEITKINSEKSKYLWFSSYIRTYIESDAKEIGNIRNLDKFITMYRLCMLRSGNIFNKNELCLESGLDNKTFDGYFSVLEHTYQIQKLQPYFNNALKRLIKTPKIFATDTGVLAHLLQISSAQELANSPYKGAIYETFVFDELLKANTSSKKRANIYYYRTSDQKEIDFILEISGRLIAIEVKSSKTISKDDFKHIYHLKENLQSKFYKGIVFYTGDTAMKLDDDMFALPFGFMG